From the Lentimicrobiaceae bacterium genome, the window GTCGAAGATGACGTTGTAATGTACCAATTGATGGATAAATCATTAGAGTTTGTTAAAAACAATAATTTTGATATTTATTTGGAATAATTATACATGTTTTTTTTGATGGATTAAGGAAAGATATCTATGTTTCAGTTAAACAGCGATAAGCAAAAAGCACCACAAGAATTAGATGCACAAAACGAAGTGTTTTTACGTTTTCTTTGCATAATAACTTTTATTTACTGTGGTCTGTACACGTTTTCAAATACGTTTTTGGCAATAACTAAAGATAGCTTAAGTCAGATAATGGAAATATTTGAAGACGAAACAATGCACGAAATCGCGACTTTACTTATCGAAGCTAACGTATGGTTTTTTATTTTTTCGGCAATATTGTATGCAGTTTCTATATACGGAGCATATAAAATGCTTAAACTGAACAAGATAGGATTTCATTTTTATGCAATGTCGCAATTACTGCTACTTATTGTTTCGGTTTACTTTTTACCCGAAACTTCAAGTATGCTATCATTTATAGTTACAATATTGTTTATATACTTCTTTAGCAGGTTTTTAAAATATATGCATTAACTCTACTGAAAAGCTATATTATCTGTTAGATAAGTATCTTTAACTACGAAGCTTATATTATCTGTTGGCTTTTAGCTCTTAGCTCTTGGCTGTTGGCTTTTGGCTCATAGCCGTTGGCTGAGTAAGCTAAAAGCCCCGAAACTTCGGGACAACACGAAACACTATCTACTCTCCATTTTCGGCACTTCGATACGCCTACGGCACTCAGTGACCGAAAATGTCTAACTCAGTACTAACCCGCAACCCGTAACCCGCAACTCGATATTGTTAAAAATTGCAAGAGTATTTCCAGATATCAATTAAGGTAATAAAAAAGAAAATTATGTATTTTTTAAGCATTATTTTCAATGGCTTCCATAAGCTCATCGGTAATTTCCATGTTATGATATACCGATTGCACATCGTCGTCATCTTCAAAAACATCAATCAGCTTAAGAATTTTTTGTGCAGTTTCAAGGTCAACAATATTTGTATCCTTTGGTATTCTTTGCAGTTCTGCGTTTTCGGGCTCTATATTTAGTTCTTCTAATTTTTTCATCATGTTGCCAAAGTCTTCCATAGCAGTATAAACTGTATAAAAACCGTCTTCTACTTCAATATCTTCGGCACCTGCCTCAATAATGTTAAGTTCAAATTCATCTCTATCAATATCTCCGACGGGGATTGTAAAAACGCCTTTACGGTCGAACAAAAAACTCAAAGAACCGTTAGTACCCAAACTACCGCCATGCTTATTAAAATAACTACGTACATTGCTAATGGTGCGTTGTTGATTGTCGGTAGTAGCTTCAATAAATATTGCTATACCGCCATTGGCATAACCTTCAAAAGTAATCTCGCTGTATTGGCTACCGTCTTTGTCGCTTCCTTTATTTATAGCTCTTTGGATATTATCCTTAGGCATACTTGCACCCTTGGCGTTAGCAATAGCTAATCTCAATCTGGGATTAGTATCCGGATCGGGTCCACCTTCTTTAACAGCAACGGTTATTTCTTTTATTATCTTCGAAAATATTTTTGAGCGTTTGGCATCTGCCGCGCCCTTTTTACGTTTTATAGTTGACCACTTACTATGTCCAGCCATCTCTGTGTTTCTTTATGTTAATAATATTACAAAGGTAATGTTTTTTTATTAATTGTTAATTTCTTCGACAGTAATATTGTTTTCAATTTCTTTTGTGGGTTTAGATACGGAAATAACAATATCTTTAAGAGTAGCATTATAATCAACCAAAATATTATCGCCCGATTTAAGCTTACCTTTTATAATTTCTTCCGAAATTTTATCCTCAACATATTTTTGAATAGCTCTCTTTAAAGGTCTAGCTCCATATTGTTCGTCCCAACCTTCGTCTAAAATAAAGTCTTTAGCTTTTTTGGTAATACTGATGTTGTAATTCAAGTTACTAATTCTTGAAAAAACTTCTTTCAATTCAATATCTATGATTTTGTACAAGTCTTTTTTACCTAGCGAATCAAATATTATTATATCATCAACTCTGTTGATAAATTCAGGTGTAAAGGTCTTTTTCATTTCTTTTTCAATAATACCTTTAACAATAATATCCGTTTGCGATGACTTTGCACCTGTGTTAAAACCGACTCCTGTTCCAAAATCTTTCAAACGCTTACTTCCAATATTAGAAGTCATTATTATAATAGTGTTTCTAAAGTCAACCTTTTTACCCAAACTATCTGTTAGTTTTCCTTCGTCAAGAAC encodes:
- a CDS encoding YebC/PmpR family DNA-binding transcriptional regulator, producing the protein MAGHSKWSTIKRKKGAADAKRSKIFSKIIKEITVAVKEGGPDPDTNPRLRLAIANAKGASMPKDNIQRAINKGSDKDGSQYSEITFEGYANGGIAIFIEATTDNQQRTISNVRSYFNKHGGSLGTNGSLSFLFDRKGVFTIPVGDIDRDEFELNIIEAGAEDIEVEDGFYTVYTAMEDFGNMMKKLEELNIEPENAELQRIPKDTNIVDLETAQKILKLIDVFEDDDDVQSVYHNMEITDELMEAIENNA